One Scomber scombrus chromosome 4, fScoSco1.1, whole genome shotgun sequence genomic region harbors:
- the LOC133979316 gene encoding purpurin-like, with protein sequence MDFQMFALAMLLLACVEQGLASCVVDSFIVKEDFDPQRYAGKWYALQKKDPEGLFLQDNISAEYTVGDDGSMVASSRGRVTLFGFWVVCADMAAQYSVPDPGSPGKMFMNYQGLASYLSSGGDNYWVIDTDYDNYAITYACRTLKEDGSCEDGYSLVFSRNPRGLPPAIQRVVRQKQEEICMAGQFQPVLQTGVYPHLSHSY encoded by the exons ATGGACTTCCAAATGTTTGCCCTGGCGATGCTGCTCCTGGCCTGCGTGGAGCAGGGCCTGGCCTCCTGTGTGGTGGACAGCTTCATTGTCAAAGAGGACTTTGACCCACAGAGA TATGCAGGAAAGTGGTACGCTCTGCAGAAGAAGGATCCCGAGGGTTTGTTCCTGCAGGACAACATCTCTGCTGAATACACTGTTGGAGACGACGGCTCCATGGTGGCCTCTTCCAGGGGCAGGGTCACTCTTTTTGG CTTCTGGGTTGTGTGTGCTGACATGGCTGCCCAGTACTCAGTGCCTGACCCCGGCAGCCCCGGCAAGATGTTCATGAACTACCAGGGACTGGCCAGCTACCTCTCCAGTGGCG GTGACAATTACTGGGTCATTGATACAGACTACGACAACTATGCCATCACCTATGCCTGCCGCACCCTGAAGGAGGATGGAAGCTGCGAGGACGGCTACTCCCTGGTCTTCTCCCGCAACCCTCGTGGCCTCCCCCCTGCCATCCAGAGAGTGGTCCGtcaaaaacaggaggaaatcTGCATGGCCGGACAGTTCCAGCCTGTGCTGCAGACTGGTGTGTATCCCCATCTTTCACATTCATATTAA